Within the Borreliella valaisiana VS116 genome, the region AAGATTCATCTTTACCTGTAGCCTCATTTAAAATGATAACCTTAGTCCCAAAACCAACAACAGAACTTTGAAGATCTTTAGTATCTATAACTTTTGCATTCTCTATTTCCAACATTAAAGAGTTTAATCTTTTTGTCAAAAACTGTTGTTTTTCCTTAGCAGAATGATATTCAGCATTTTCTTTTAAATCACCAAGTTCACGAGCTTTCCCAATTTCTTTTGAATTTTCTGGAATTTCAACTTCCTTTAAATATTTAAGCTCTTTTTGCTTTTTATTCAAAGAGCTTAATATGGTTAAAAATCCAATTTCCATTCTCTCGCCTGTAAGTTGCATTTTTTCATCTTCAAACTCAACTGAATCAAATAATTGCCTTATTATAGATTTAATCTCTAAAAGATCCTTTGGCGGAAAATCTTTTACATAAAAACAGGTCATATAAACTCTCTTTGCAAGCTCTTCATCTTTAACATACCCCAAGACCGATTTAAGATATTCATCTTTAACTAAAAGATTAATTACCATTTTATAAATTCTTTTACTTGCAACAGAATTATTTTTATTATTAATTTTAATAACACTATCTGTTAAAATCTTAATCAAATTAGCTAAAAGATCCGAATCCGAATAACTCAGCTCAATAGAATAGGTTTTATAGTGCTTCAAAATCCAAATATAAGCATCTTTATAGATCTTATAATTTTTTATAACATAATTAAATAATTTTCCCACTTCTTTAGGATCTTCTTTGTAAAGTGATTCAACCAATTTCTTATTAACAGAATGAGGAAAAAGTTCCTTATAGTACAAAATCCAATTACTAAGTTCTTTTTTAATTAAAATAACCAATTCTTTTTTAATTTCTGCATTCAAAATTGAATCAAAAAGATCTACTATTCCTTTTGGATACTCCTTTAAAAGGGATTCCAAATTAACATTTTTTTCTATATTAACTTTTGATGACAACTCTTCAGAAAAATTACCTAAAGATTTAAGAATAACGTAAGAACTTATAACATGATGATCAACCTTTGTAAAATTGTTAACATAAATTAAAAAATAGTTGAGCATCTCTTCTTCAATATGTAAATCCTTAACAATTCCTTTAACATTACAATAGTTTATAAATATCTCGTATCTTTTATAAAAATCTTTCTCAATTTTAAATTTATCATACATTTTTTCATTCAAATTGGAAGATCTCTCATTATATACATAACAATCAAGCTTCCCAGAATCCATAACAAAATGGGGGTTATCCTTTAAAATTTGCTTTGCTTTCAAGCTCCATGAATTCCATGAACTTTGAGTCATCAAGCTTGGCACTAACTCTTTTTTTATTCCCTTTAAATCAATGGCTTTATAACTTTTTATAATAACTTTTATAGCCCACTCAATATCTTTTTTCACTCTATCTGCAAGTTCCTCTTTGGGTGTTATAGCCTTTAATACCCTAATATCCTCTCTGCTAAGGGGAGAAAGAGCCGACATTGCCATATCAAAGCCAATAAAATGACCCCTTTTGGAAACAAAATCAACAGTAATGCCATGATCATTTACATCCCTTACTATTCCAACAGACCAAGTCTGATGATAAACAAAGTTGCCTTTTGCAAAAAACAAATATTTTTCAAAATCTGAATATACGTCAACAAAATTTTTATCTAAGTTTTCAATATCAGACTTTACAAGATAATCCTCAATATTCTTTACATCTTTATATCTTTCTCTTAAAAATTTAACTAAATTTTCTCTTGCTTTATGATTTTTATTGTCAAGTTTTAAAATACCTTTTAAAATTTCTATTGTTTCATCAATATTATCAGTCAAAGAATAATGATCAAATAAATCTTCATAAAGAACTATAGCCTTTTTAAATCCAAGATCTTTTTCAATTTTTTGTAAAATAAGTAAAAAAGAATCAAAATCATCTGAGACATAATGAATAAGCTTTGCCCATACTTCTCTAATTCCTGACATTTGTTTTTTATCAATAAAACGATAAATAGCCTTTCTAAAATAAAAAATTGATTTTTGCAAATCAACAGTTTCATAATAAGTAGCAAGTTGTCTTACAAACACAGTATCATTAATATCTGCTTCAACAATTCTAGTCCAAATACTTGGAAGCTTATCATTTTCATTATTTTGGGCATATATTTTTGCAAGAGTATAAAGAGCGTGCTTATTTTCAGAAATAAAAAGCATTTCATTACATATATGCTCAACAAGAGTCCATTTTAAATTTTGAGAAAATAAATCAATAACAGCAAGCAAATTCATATCATTTAAAGGGCGCCTACTATATATAAGCATTCCAGAAATATAAAGACCTGCTATACTTTTTTTAACATCCTTTAAATGTTTGCCACAAATATCAAGCACATCCTCTGTTAACCCTTCATCAATTATATTATCTATCAAATCATCCAATTCTTTTATTTTAGCAAGAGAATAGTTATTAACAACTATTCTTGTCCATTTATCTTCTTGCAAAATACTATCTAATTTTTCTATGGTAACATTAGACATTAAACTCTCCTAACATTGATTTTTAGTGTCAAGCAACTAATTTACATACTGTTGATAAATTCCCAAGTCTATTTCTTTTATGTATAACAAAATCTCATCAATGCGAGCTCTATCCTCTTTTATCCTTACATAATGATCAATAAGCCAAAAATACTTATTAATAAGCCTTGGAAGTAATATGCTCTCATTTATTGATCTATAAGACTTTTCTTTAAGTTCATTGCGCAAACTGTAAACAGACTGCTTTAGCTGTCCAAGTTCTATAGGCCTTAATTCTCTTTTAACATTAAAAACACCATTAAGAGAACCATAAACAGGAATCCATTCTTTTATAAGATCATCTGAAATGTTTCTGTCAGACTTAATAAGATCTATTAATCTTAAAATCATATCAGACTCAAGAGAATATATATCTATCTTTTGAGGATTGATAAAAAAAGCCTCTCTGAACAAGACTTTAGCTTCTTTAATTTCATCAATAAGTGCATAAGAATCAGCAAGCTCTGCAACAACATCTGAGTTTTCTTTAGCATCTCCTAATATTTGCAAAAAGACATTAATTGCCCTCTCGTAATTTCCCATACCCTTATAAGACTTAGCAATTTTTATTAAAAGATCCAAATTTTCTGGATGCAGTTTGTATATATTTTTATATATGTAAAGACAAGTCTGAAATACAAAATATTTTATAGAATTACGACCTTGCAAAAAATTACAACCCATTTTTTTCAAATATCGACCTGCAAAACTATTCCACTCTCTTATTAAAAATTCTGCCTTTTCATAATCTTGACCTATTCTATCAAGACTTTCAACTTGGCCATTCCAATACACAGAGCTTTTCAAAGCTGTTAAAATTTCAATATTATCAAAATCAAGAGAATGAGCTTCTTCGGATTTTACTAAAGCCTCTTTAAAATTGCCTTTTCTAAAATCTAAATAAATCTCTTTGATCAATTCAACGACTCTTTCTGATGACACATCCCCACCATTTTAAAAATATACAAAAACCCCCGTTACACTTATTGTAATTATATCATTTATCAATTTTTAGTCAAACAAGAACTTAAAGCAAAATAACAATATTCTATTTATTATCCTTTTAAAATAAAATCTAATATTATAATATTAAAAAGAAAATTGTGGGGTCAAATTCTATCTATATGGAACCTAATAAAATTATTAACAAGGCTATTTATTACTATAATTCAAAAAAATATTCACAAGCAATAAAGCTTCTAGAAAAAGAAATTTTTTTCTATAAAAATTACTATTTGTATCACTATGTCTTAGGAATGTCTTATCTTCGTGTTGGGAACCTTGGCAATGCTCAAACATATCTTAAAAAAGCTTACACTTTAAACCCTAGCGAACCAAATATAAAACAAGCTATTGCTATACTTTTAGTAAGCCAAGGTAAAGAAGAAAAAGCTATTCAGATATGGCTTAAAATGATAGAAGAAAATCAAGAAGTAGATCGATCAGAGCTGTCTCTTGAAATTATTCGAAAAAATCCAATCAAAGGATCTGTTTTTTTAAAAAATAGCAATCTATATGAAAAATTGTTTCCAATAATTAAAACAATACCTAATAAAAATCTAACAAAGCTAATCATAATAATTGCTATTGGGGGAATTGTATTTATTTCAATGTTAGCAATCTATTTTATTTTTTATGAACAAAAAATAACAATATCTACAAATCGAAAAGCAGAAATAAACAAAAATTTAAACAATATTGCTGCTTACATTGACGACATTAAAATAAATAACAAAGAAAAAATAAAAAATGAAGAGGGTCAATTTATATTAATACTAACCAGCGAAGAAATTAAAAATTCTTTTGAAAAAATAAAAGTTTATTTAAAAACAGGAAAAGATAATTTTGCAAGAGTAGAAATAAATAAAATATTAAATTCAAATGCATCAGAATCCATAAAACTAAAAGCCAAAAACCTTGCAAGTTTTATCTCAAGACCAGATTTTATTAGCTTTAATGAATACCTAAGCTTAAAAGATATTAAAAAAGATCCATCAATCTATTCAAACGTATATGTAAAATGGGAAGGCGTAGTAAATAATGTCGAAAAAAAAGACAATATAATTCAATTCGACTTTTATGTAGGATACAATAAAAATGTACTTTCAGGAATTATCCCAACAAAAACAACCTTTGATATCGATATTGATTTTAAAGACAATGTTGAAATACTTGGACAAATAGAATATAAAAAGAATAAACTTACCTTAAATGCAATAACAATTAGAAAAATAGATAGAAATGCAAATTAATACTAATATCTTTCCAAAATTTTCAATACAATCAACATTCAAGATTAAAAAGGGGTGCACAGCAACTTTTCATTACACTTGATAAGATTTATTGACTCCTCAAAAGTAAGTAGCAACTCTTCTTTTTTTGTCAAATCTCTTACTTTCATTTTATTTTCTTTGTATTCTTCTTGACCAACAAAAACTAAAAATCTTATCTCTTTACTTAAAGCATATTCTATTTGCTCTTTAATGTTTTTACCATTTTTATTTTTAAAATACACTTCACAAGAAATATTTTTAATTTTAGAATAATCATGATTCCTAAACCTAGTAGCAAGTTCATAATAATAATTTTGCAAAGCACTATCTAAGTTTACAATTAAAACTTTAGATCTGGCCTTAGTTACAAATATTTTAATATAACTAAACTTTTCAAGATCAATTATATCCTTTATTCTGTCAACACCAAAAGATCCCCCAACTCCTGAAACCTTTTGAATAGAGTTTGAGAACGAAGAAACTAAATTATCATATCTTCCCCCACTACAAACACTACCCATATTACTACCAAATACCTCAGATTCAAAAACAATCCCTGTATAATAATCAAGCCCACGAGCTATTTTAAGATTTAAGTTAAAAGAATCCTGAATTTTCAATAAACTAAGATGCTTGAAAACATCTTCTACTCTCTTAATAGATTCGTTGTTATCGCCCAAAATACTTTTTAAGGTTTGTATTTTATCTTTAAAAGTACCTTGCAAATCCATTAAACTTAAGATTAAATCTACAGCTTCTTCTTCGATCTCAAGAAGCAATTCCTCTTTAACCTTATCAATTCCTATTCTATCTATTTTGTCAATATTTCTTAAAATAAAAAGGGATTTTTCTTTAATTCCTAACTGTTCAAAAAAAGAATTTAATATACCAAGATGAGAATAATGGATAATAAATTTTTTATTAATGCCTTCTATAAAATTTAAAAAAATCTCTTCAAGTCCATAATACACAACAGAAAGAATTTCGGCATCACCTCTAAAACTATCCTCTCCAACTATATCAAAATCGAATTGCATAAATTCTCTGTATCTACCCTTTTGAGAATTTTCTCCTCTGAAAACTTTTCCAAATTGAGAACGTCTGAAAGGAAATTTTAAACTAGAAATATTTGTGGCAATAAATCTAGCAAAAGGAACGGTTAAATCAAATCGCATGGAAACATCTCTACCCCCATTGTCTTTAAACCTATAAATTTGCTTTTCAGCCTCATCCCCACCCTTTTTTAAAAGCAACTCTGAATATTCAAGGACCGGAGTATCTATTAAATCAAAATTATAAGAATTAAGAATGCTAAATATCTGCCTAACAATATGAATTCGAATCAAAGAATCCTTAGGCAAATAATCTTTAAAGCCTTTTAAAGTTTTAATATCCATTACATTATGCCCTCTGCTATATAGTATCTACTTTTTCAGAATATAATAACATATAATAATATAGATACAAAAAAAAATGAATAATTTTTTATTTCATATAGTCATAAAATAATTTAAGAGGTCCAAAATTCATGACCAAAAGGATGCTTAATAACAATTATCGAATAAAAACAATATTAACAATATTTTTGGGTATAACTTTGCTAACTATTTACAAATATTTCACACTAATGGTCTTTAACAACACTCCAGATAACATGATATCTTTAAAGTCAAATGATATTGCCAGAAGAGGGACAATTTATGATAGAAATGGCAAACCAATAGCATTCTCTTCAAAATCCTACTCAATCGGAACAAATCCTCAAAAAATAGAAAATATTGTCAGCACATCTGAAACTCTTGGCGCAATACTCCAAATTGATTCAAGAATTTTGAAGGAAAAGCTCTCTTCCAATAAAGGATTTTTATATATAAAAAGAAAAATAAAAAGGGAAGAATCGGATTTAATCAAAAGAATTCAAGCCGAAGGCAGGCTCTCAAACATTGCTTTATATCCTGATTACACAAGAATTTATCCTTTTCGTAATACTACAAGTAATATTACAGGCTTTGTAGGAACAGATAATCTTGGCCTTGAGGGCATTGAATTTTCTCTAAATAGTATATTAGGAAAAGATAAAACCAAACAACAATTTCTAAATGAAGAATTAGAAACAAACAACATCTACTTAACAATAGACATGAATATACAACAAGGTGTAAGCAAAATAGCTAAAAAATACTTTGAAGAAAATAATCCTGAAAGTTTAATTACTTTAGTAATGAACTCCCAAAATGGGGAAATATTGTCCATGGTTCAATTTCCTCAATATGATGCAAACTTTTATTCTGAATATCCTGAAGAAATACGAAAAAACCTTTCTTCTTCGTTAACCTATGAACCTGGAAGCATCAATAAAATTTTTACAGTTGCAATAATATTAGAAAGTGGAAAATTAAATTTAGAAGAAAAATTTTTAGACAACGGAATATATCAAAAACAATTTCCATCGGGAGAGAAAATTACAATCAAAACCTTAAATCCTCCCTATAAATATATCGACTCTACAGAGATTTTAATTTATTCATCAAATGTAGGAATAGCTTACATTACTGACAA harbors:
- the greA gene encoding transcription elongation factor GreA translates to MSNVTIEKLDSILQEDKWTRIVVNNYSLAKIKELDDLIDNIIDEGLTEDVLDICGKHLKDVKKSIAGLYISGMLIYSRRPLNDMNLLAVIDLFSQNLKWTLVEHICNEMLFISENKHALYTLAKIYAQNNENDKLPSIWTRIVEADINDTVFVRQLATYYETVDLQKSIFYFRKAIYRFIDKKQMSGIREVWAKLIHYVSDDFDSFLLILQKIEKDLGFKKAIVLYEDLFDHYSLTDNIDETIEILKGILKLDNKNHKARENLVKFLRERYKDVKNIEDYLVKSDIENLDKNFVDVYSDFEKYLFFAKGNFVYHQTWSVGIVRDVNDHGITVDFVSKRGHFIGFDMAMSALSPLSREDIRVLKAITPKEELADRVKKDIEWAIKVIIKSYKAIDLKGIKKELVPSLMTQSSWNSWSLKAKQILKDNPHFVMDSGKLDCYVYNERSSNLNEKMYDKFKIEKDFYKRYEIFINYCNVKGIVKDLHIEEEMLNYFLIYVNNFTKVDHHVISSYVILKSLGNFSEELSSKVNIEKNVNLESLLKEYPKGIVDLFDSILNAEIKKELVILIKKELSNWILYYKELFPHSVNKKLVESLYKEDPKEVGKLFNYVIKNYKIYKDAYIWILKHYKTYSIELSYSDSDLLANLIKILTDSVIKINNKNNSVASKRIYKMVINLLVKDEYLKSVLGYVKDEELAKRVYMTCFYVKDFPPKDLLEIKSIIRQLFDSVEFEDEKMQLTGERMEIGFLTILSSLNKKQKELKYLKEVEIPENSKEIGKARELGDLKENAEYHSAKEKQQFLTKRLNSLMLEIENAKVIDTKDLQSSVVGFGTKVIILNEATGKDESYLILGPWESNPDEGIISYKSPFGENLLDSKEGDSLNFVINNTNFRYFVKKIEPIKFS
- a CDS encoding tetratricopeptide repeat protein, translating into MSSERVVELIKEIYLDFRKGNFKEALVKSEEAHSLDFDNIEILTALKSSVYWNGQVESLDRIGQDYEKAEFLIREWNSFAGRYLKKMGCNFLQGRNSIKYFVFQTCLYIYKNIYKLHPENLDLLIKIAKSYKGMGNYERAINVFLQILGDAKENSDVVAELADSYALIDEIKEAKVLFREAFFINPQKIDIYSLESDMILRLIDLIKSDRNISDDLIKEWIPVYGSLNGVFNVKRELRPIELGQLKQSVYSLRNELKEKSYRSINESILLPRLINKYFWLIDHYVRIKEDRARIDEILLYIKEIDLGIYQQYVN
- a CDS encoding tetratricopeptide repeat protein, whose amino-acid sequence is MEPNKIINKAIYYYNSKKYSQAIKLLEKEIFFYKNYYLYHYVLGMSYLRVGNLGNAQTYLKKAYTLNPSEPNIKQAIAILLVSQGKEEKAIQIWLKMIEENQEVDRSELSLEIIRKNPIKGSVFLKNSNLYEKLFPIIKTIPNKNLTKLIIIIAIGGIVFISMLAIYFIFYEQKITISTNRKAEINKNLNNIAAYIDDIKINNKEKIKNEEGQFILILTSEEIKNSFEKIKVYLKTGKDNFARVEINKILNSNASESIKLKAKNLASFISRPDFISFNEYLSLKDIKKDPSIYSNVYVKWEGVVNNVEKKDNIIQFDFYVGYNKNVLSGIIPTKTTFDIDIDFKDNVEILGQIEYKKNKLTLNAITIRKIDRNAN
- the hisS gene encoding histidine--tRNA ligase; this encodes MDIKTLKGFKDYLPKDSLIRIHIVRQIFSILNSYNFDLIDTPVLEYSELLLKKGGDEAEKQIYRFKDNGGRDVSMRFDLTVPFARFIATNISSLKFPFRRSQFGKVFRGENSQKGRYREFMQFDFDIVGEDSFRGDAEILSVVYYGLEEIFLNFIEGINKKFIIHYSHLGILNSFFEQLGIKEKSLFILRNIDKIDRIGIDKVKEELLLEIEEEAVDLILSLMDLQGTFKDKIQTLKSILGDNNESIKRVEDVFKHLSLLKIQDSFNLNLKIARGLDYYTGIVFESEVFGSNMGSVCSGGRYDNLVSSFSNSIQKVSGVGGSFGVDRIKDIIDLEKFSYIKIFVTKARSKVLIVNLDSALQNYYYELATRFRNHDYSKIKNISCEVYFKNKNGKNIKEQIEYALSKEIRFLVFVGQEEYKENKMKVRDLTKKEELLLTFEESINLIKCNEKLLCTPF
- a CDS encoding penicillin-binding protein, with the protein product MTKRMLNNNYRIKTILTIFLGITLLTIYKYFTLMVFNNTPDNMISLKSNDIARRGTIYDRNGKPIAFSSKSYSIGTNPQKIENIVSTSETLGAILQIDSRILKEKLSSNKGFLYIKRKIKREESDLIKRIQAEGRLSNIALYPDYTRIYPFRNTTSNITGFVGTDNLGLEGIEFSLNSILGKDKTKQQFLNEELETNNIYLTIDMNIQQGVSKIAKKYFEENNPESLITLVMNSQNGEILSMVQFPQYDANFYSEYPEEIRKNLSSSLTYEPGSINKIFTVAIILESGKLNLEEKFLDNGIYQKQFPSGEKITIKTLNPPYKYIDSTEILIYSSNVGIAYITDKVSNEYFYKKLLDFGFGKKVGFPFPGETKGLLNHYSKWSGRSKATIGFGQEIGVSAVQILQAASILGNNGIMLKPRIIKKISNNKEESIKEFDKEEIKRVISKNSAQKVLKMMREVVNKGGIPNLKIKNLDISAKSGTSQAIDKKTGKYSEEDYTSSILAIYPTEQPKYIIYIVYRYPKKIIYGTRIAAPMAKEIIEFIEYQQNTSAYKKIKMPSKIKIPKITANYKNDTHLPNFINLSKREIIDILKYYKNTIKIKINGDGFVYKQSISPNTKLEDIAELELYLK